TTGCCGCCGACGGTGAGCAACACGATGTTCCCGAAGTACTCGCGCGGCTCCATGTTCCGGGTGGCCTCGCCATGGGCCAGCATGGAGATCAGGTCGCCGGCCGGCGGGGCGTTGACCCGCTCGTTCCAAAGGTTGGTGAAATAGGCGTGGTACTCGATGAAGATCTGCATCTTCTGTTCGAGGGTGTCTATCAGGCCCTGGCCGGGAACCGCGGTGACCACGTCCGACCAGTAGGTCAGCTTGCGGCGGTCTTCCTGCGGCATGTCGAACAGGGTGGCGAGCGTCATCGCCGTCAGTTCCATCGACACCTTGTCGACCCAGTCGAACTCCTCGCCGATCGGGAGGGAGTCCAGGATCTTGGCCGCGCGCTCGCGGATCAGGGGCTCGAGGATCTGCAGGTTCATGGGCGAGACCACGGGGCTGACGGTCTTGCGCTGCACGTCGTGCTTGGGCGGGTCCATGGCGATGAACATGGGCAGGGGACCCTTGTCACCGTCCTGGGTCGCGATGGTGATGCCGCCTTCCGAGGAGAAGGCGCCGTGGTTGGTGTCCACGGTCATGATGTCGTTGTACTTGGTGATCGACCAGTACGGGCCGTAGTCGCTCTCAGCCGTATAGTGGACCGGGTCTTCCTTGCGGAGCCGCTCGAAGTTCCACCACATCTGGTCGGACTGGAAGAGGGCGGGCTGG
This genomic stretch from Phenylobacterium sp. LH3H17 harbors:
- a CDS encoding cytochrome P450, giving the protein MSDGNIDLSKDARAQAYATPLDQLNPAQPALFQSDQMWWNFERLRKEDPVHYTAESDYGPYWSITKYNDIMTVDTNHGAFSSEGGITIATQDGDKGPLPMFIAMDPPKHDVQRKTVSPVVSPMNLQILEPLIRERAAKILDSLPIGEEFDWVDKVSMELTAMTLATLFDMPQEDRRKLTYWSDVVTAVPGQGLIDTLEQKMQIFIEYHAYFTNLWNERVNAPPAGDLISMLAHGEATRNMEPREYFGNIVLLTVGGNDTTRNTISGSILALNRNPDQYRKLRENPALIPSMVSETIRWQTPLAHMRRIATQDFELGGKTIKKGDKVVMWYVSGNRDDEVIERPNDYIINRERPRNHISFGFGIHRCVGNRLAELQLKIIWEEILKRFPEVVLLEEPKRVYSTFVKGYESMKVIIPSRN